In Triticum aestivum cultivar Chinese Spring chromosome 5B, IWGSC CS RefSeq v2.1, whole genome shotgun sequence, the following proteins share a genomic window:
- the LOC123116445 gene encoding uncharacterized protein — protein MPPRPGLNTSASACVPDWIHLEEADRSIGRTAAMASGGGGVMAGKKRKSAEMGRVDVPARREPRRGLGVAALESIRAQLETAENFYVFPSLATAAAAVAPPPTPPLPSLLAGHVAGVRFDPYVGNGGAQRDYYPHYYGGEHYTLARRYMQQLQASSGQPAPRHHDHHHAWQSNAAAVAAPAPPVLERDHRRRAQAHGGGHARKPRVAFVDLVDSDEEDGRGSAEEELDLELKL, from the exons ATGCCGCCGCGCCCCGGTTTAAATACGAGCGCCTCCGCGTGCGTGCCTGACTGGATTCATCTGGAGGAGGCCGATCGATCCATCGGTCGAACGGCGGCCATGGcgagtggcggcggcggagtgatGGCCGGGAAGAAGAGGAAGTCCGCGGAGATGGGCCGCGTGGACGTGCCGGCGAGGCGGGAGCCGCGGCGCGGGCTCGGTGTGGCGGCGCTGGAGAGCATCAGGGCGCAGCTCGAGACGGCCGAGAACTTCTACGTGTTCCCGTCGctcgcaacggcggcggcggcggtggcgccgccTCCGACGCCCCCGCTGCCGTCCCTGCTGGCCGGACACGTCGCCGGCGTGCGGTTCGACCCGTAT GTCGGAAATGGAGGAGCGCAGAGGGATTACTATCCTCACTACTACGGCGGTGAGCACTACACTTTGGCACGCAG GTACATGCAGCAGCTGCAGGCGTCGAGCGGCCAGCCGGCGCCACGCCACCATGATCACCACCATGCATGGCAGAGCAACGCCGCGGCCGTCGCTGCGCCGGCGCCGCCTGTCTTGGAGCGGGACCACCGTCGTCGAGCCCAGGCGCACGGCGGCGGCCATGCGAGGAAGCCTCGTGTTGCGTTCGTGGACCTTGTCGACTCCGATGAGGAGGATGGCCGCGGCAGCGCCGAAGAAGAACTGGACCTCGAGCTCAAGCTCTAG